The segment TGAAGGATCTTTACAGAAAGAACATTTCAGTCTGTGGGAAGGTAGTTCCATCCGTTTCCTCTTCTGGTCGTCGGTCATTTCTTGGCCTTTCCTTTTCCCTTCCCCCTGCCCTTCCCAGAatcttccttctcctttttctttgacTCCTTGGTGGCTTTGGACTTCTTCTGCTGCAGAGAGGAACAACACAGGCGACATGTGAACAGAGAGCTCGTGAAGGGAGCGGCGGGCTCCGACGTCGCCATCGCGTGCTTCTCACTTTGATCATGGCGTCGGCGTTCACGCCCTCGTCCTCCGACTCCTGCGCCTCGTTGTCCGCGTCCTCTCCTCCCAACTCGGACCCCGCCCCGCCGCGGCGGCCCTTCTTCACCACGTGCAGAGAGTACGGCGTCAGGTGAACTTCTTTGTTGTAGGCCCGCGTGAATGCGGCCTTcacctgagaggagagagaacgcGCTGAGGTGAGACCTCAGGCTAAAGCACAGATGATGTACATACATATGTTTGGACAGAAACATCTCTAGATCTGTTTGATGTGTATATGAGCAACGTCTTATTAAGCAACAATATGTTATTGTTGACTTTACGGGTAATTTCTGCTGGTCCTTAATGGCCAAAAGTTAGTTTGCTCGGATCAAATATTATCATGCTGATGCAAATTGATGTCTTTTAGGAGTCAGAAggtctcccttcctccctgtttagaAGGTTTAGCCGGGTAAATAAAGCAATGATCTTTCTGCCAATCACAACAGCCCAAACTAACTaactgacctttctttgcaaacatttgcaccttaatgataactgtcgtgtttttattccttatttaaaaaagaccattcaagcagcatgtgtttgagaatgtactgtaggggtgaacgctgcagctgctgctagtgtggagtgaatggacagcaacataaagcaacaatgtcccctcaatgctaatgtaaaccctggttggataaggattcaaaattggatatgaagattaaatctgatgcatagcttcagtgttaaaactgataaaataattgctgtctgtggttctgggctttggcaataatttagaaaaataatagcttgcagcaacatatgggggaaaaaaagaactgaactagttggaactgtgaacttagttgaaatattttgaagtttgaactgaacttgttcattttaaaatttgtgaactgaactttgaactagttcatgtagaaagtgaactttcccaacactgccacCCGCCCGCCGCCTCGTGCCGACCTTGGAGTCCAGCTTGGAGTAGGGGTCCGGCTGACCGCCCCACACGCTGATCTCCATGATGCTGTCCACGTCTTCCCTGACAAGCTGGTAGTTGTCCAGCAGCTGCACCGCCTCGCCGGAGCCCTCCACTCCGAGCCTCTGCAGGGGGCTGAGCAGCGCCCCCCGCAGGTAGTGCAGGTAGTCCAGGTTCACTGCCTGTCTGCTGCTCATCGTTCTGCAGGAGCCAGACAAGGGAGACGTTCCGCTATGTAGTAGAACACGTGATTTTGTGAGGACAATGTTAGAAGACAGCGATCAAGGCTCACTCACTTTAAGCCCATGTGAGAGGCCAGCTCCTGGACGATGCGGGAATGTTTGTTGGTGGAGGAGAACTTGCCGAGCCAGCTGGGGAAGGTGGGGAACTGATTCATGTAGCCCTTCATCAGCTCGCCGGGTAAAACACTGGCATAGATGGCCTacgagcacaaacacacacaatgaggaaCCTCTGGTACAGACACAAGCCTGTGTAATTAAATTGTTAAAATGTcagaacattttaacattatatTATGTGTTAAGAAAAAggataaaaagggaaaaaatgagtcaaaaaatagtatacagcaacaaaaaaaaaaaaaaaattaatacatTTCTCTAATGAAGGTGGATCCTCCAGGTTCTAGGagtttattttatctttataaaAGAAGTCATTGTATTGAATatggtttcattaaaaaaattaagtCAGTGGGTCACATTCActtctacagtgtgtgtgtgtgcgtgcgtgcgtgcacgtgcATTACCTGGGTGGGCAGCAACGACCAGTTCTGTTTGGAGCGGATCTGTCGGTCCACCAGGTCTCCGTCAGAGATGGAATCAGCCGTCTTGCTGAGCAACATCAAGTGGGCCTTCAGGTCCCCACTGTGAGAGGAGGCACATTAAATATGACATGAATAGTTCAACATTTGTCCTGTTTACTAGTGGAGAATGAtaccactgctgtgtgtgtgtgtgtgtgtgtgtgtgtgtgtgtgtgcgtgcatataGCTTCGCACAGAGGCCTTTCTCACCCGGCGGCCCGTGGGCGAACATGCGGGTAGTTCTCCTGGACGAAGAGCGGTGCGAGCGAGTAGTCGTGGAAGAAGAGGTCCGACTTGTCGATGAGGCTCATGTGGGCGCTGTCCTCCCCCGAGCTGAACACCTTCCTGCAAACATCAAACGGCCCCAGCTTGGTGTCCTTGCGGGCGCTGGCCGCATCCGACTTGCACTGGTCATACGTCATCACCTTGTCTTTGGCCGACCACATGCTCAGGTTGTGGATCACCTGGAGGAAAAAGACATAAACAACAGTGAGCATGGCGAGAGGGGTGGAGACATATCCAAAGAGTGACTGATGCCTTCTTTACCTGTCGGACGTCCTGATTGGACGCTAGGATGATTTCATTAAGAGCCGGGGGCGGGATCTTGATTCCCTCTTTGTAGGCGAGGGACATCATTGCTCCCTGACCAATGAAAGGGAAATAGAAACCAGAAGGGATGGAACGTTGATAGTAAAAGATTACAAGGAGctcaatttaaatatttctcttttaaaaGTGGGTAACAGATACAGACGGTTTAGTCTGGTTTAGATGCTCTGGGTCATTATTAAGAAGTATTTGAATATACTTAAATCATCTCTATTCACAAGTATGCTCAAACACAGTGGgaccatttgtgtgtgtgtgtgtgtgtgtgtgtgtgtaccttgatctgCTCCACTCGTGGCCTCTGGAAGCGCAGATCGAAGCAGTAGTTGGCCAGTGACCTGATCTTCTGGTGGTTACGGTCATTGCACATGAAGATGATGGGAATCTTTGAATGTTTGATCAGGCCGATCATCTCCTGCAGCCGGcaaagggtcagaggtcagtacCAACATGATGCATCTGTTCACCAATTGCTACTTTCAGTTACAAGGAGAAGTTATGGAAATAGGCCCATTTGACAGCAATCACTTCTTTAAATGCACGTAAACAGCCAAAAATGATGCACCGGTGTCATCACAAACTGAACATTTAACCCTAGAGTCATCTTTAAACATCTTTATTCCTTTATCCAAAAGTCAAGCTCTACACAGACCATCAACAAAAAATACCTGTATTCCTCCACGGTCTTCGTTGCCGGCCATGCCATCAACCTCATCCATGATCAGCACGTGTTCACTGCTCACTTTATTAGAAGTGcctacaaaacaaaataacaggCACTCAACATTCAATTCTggacaaataataaatataaaataattttacTTTCACGGTAATTACAAGTCGTCTGCCTCCAAATGATGAGTGAGCTATTTGAACACATACTATTAAAGCGTGATTATCTACATCTAAGGCCAACGTTTCTTCACTACCGTAGCAAACTTGGGGGGGGATATTATCACACTGCATCAAAAGATGCCATCAGTGGTTATCTTTCTTTCAAACTCAGATAACTCCACTTCCTGATGCAGTTTCACCagtaagcttttattttgaaacaaacaACTCAACAGTTAAGGCTAAACATGGTTTGAATGTGTAAGGGAAGGAAACACAGCGAGAAACAACATGAAGAGAGGCGTCACCTTTGTAGAAGCCCTCGATGCTCGTGTTGCTGAGTGACTCCGCGACCACTTCCTTCAGACTGTTTTTGCTGCGGGTGCAGCTGGCGTTCATCTCCACGTAGCTCAAGCCCAACTCCTGCAAGCCGACACGCACACCGCCAGGAAAGTCAAAGCTAAATGTTAAAGTCATGGGTGCAGCAATATACCAATCATTGTGAATACATAATAGAGTAGCcaaaaacacacctgtgtgtgtcagactaACCTCACAGACTAGAGCTGCTGTGGTGGTCTTCCCCACGCCCGGAGGTCCAGAGAGCAGAGCAGCTTTAAATGCTGATCCATCATCTTTCCCTCCTCCAGACTTACCAAACCTCGCAGCTGGGCGGCAACAAACGGCACAAAGCAATCGCTCATTAGCGCACATGCCATTTTCAGGAATAAAAAGAGTTCCTGGATCtagtttttttcatcattactcTGAACCATCTCCTACCTGCTGGCTTGGAGGAGCCCCCGCTGTGGTGTTTGTTCCAGTTCCGCAGCCAGCGGAGCAGCTTATTGGCACAACTCTGATCACCCTGTTGACCAATCACGGTCTTCAGAGAGCGCGGGCGGTACTTGTCCACCCACAGCAGAGTGGCGTCGTCCATGGCCGCTGATGATGTCCCCGgggatgaggaggacgaggaaaggCCGAGCTCCCGGCGGGCCGTTGGTCCCGAGCGTCTGCCAGGTGGAGTGCCGTCATTTCTGGGCCCGGCCCCCGGGGCCTGGCCGGTCTTTGACGGGCTTGGGGTGTGAGGGGACTGGGAATTGCCCTTGGAGGGAGAGATCTTCTGGGATTTGGGGGTGCTCTTTGGGCCGGGGGGAGTCTTGGTCTTTGAGGCTTGGttctaaaagaaaagaagaaaatgtccaTATTGGTTTCAACTTGCTGAAATGCTTTAGAAATTAGTAGAAAGATCATATCTTAATAAgcataatgtattttatttcaatgacaatttaaaaaaaacgtcactGCAAAATAGGGATATTGTTTGTGATTCTTGCTCCCTTCAAAAAGGTTTTGACATCTTACTTTATGATAAATGGTGAAATAACATTCATGtttacaatttgaaatgatGATGGCAAATGACCATGTGGTAAGAAAGCGCTGACCTCTGCAGTGATCTCGTACTTGGACTTCTTCCCTGGTTTGGTTCTGATCAGCTCCAACAGACCATCCTCATCGAGGATCTTTGTACCGAAACTCTCCGCCTGCGTGTACAAATGACGTATATTATTTGACAAAGGTCAACTggaagagaaagacaaaaggatCAAATGCTGTGTGGCGCTCCTATTGCATCCCACACATCAGGGTTGGTTAGTCTGTATATGATTATAAGTGATTATAAGATACTTTAGTGTGCATGCGTTGGGTCACCTTCTCGAGCTTGGATACTCCGCTGTCTCGGCCCTGCACCAGGTAGGTGGTCTTCTTGCTGATGCTGACCGTCACCTTGCCTCCGTAGCGTTCGATAAGGGATTTGGCATCATCCCTCTCCATGGACTCCATGACCCCCGTCAGCACAAACATGCAGCCCTCCAAACAGTTCTCTGCACCCTGGGaagcacacgcagacacaccaTATGCAGCCTGTGATTAGGAACGAGATCAAATGCTGGCCAGTTCTTTCTTTATTGCAGACTAATCtttgactttttcattttatctacGTTATTGGCATTTAAGATGTCAATGTTTCAAATGTATGACCTTTGAATGATGCATTCTCATGACATTTTAGTGTAATTAAACATGCGCtgctgtgacgtgtgtgtgtgtgtgtgttaccagagGGATTTCCTTGGAGCCTAGAGCTCGGGGTCCATCTCTGTTGAGGAAGTTCCTGAAAGCTGCAGAGTTGACCTTCTTCTTGTCTGCCCCCTCGGGACTGGTACTCTGATTAGATTGACAGACACAAAGGACATTGAATGTTTTAAGTTGTGTACTCTGAATACATACGTGTTTATGTGCTTGGTGCCCCCTCACCTCTATCTTCATCGGAGAGGTTTTAACGGCGATAGGTGTGGTTCCCGCTTTGGGGATGTTCTTTTTGCCAGACGAAGGGAGGGGATCCTTTTTGggagagatttttatttttgtgggcGTAGCTGGCGTTTTGCCCTTTGACCCAGCATCTTGCTCCTCGTTCTTTTTCTTCATCGTGGCCAGTTTGGAGCTGACTTTGACGGGTGCAGGGTCCTTTTTCGGAGTCGGGCCTATCGCATCCTCCGACGCGCTGCCCCTCCGGTTGGTCTTTGAGGGGCTCGGTTTGGGAAATGCAGGAGCGGCAGGTTTTTCGTCAGAGTCTTTACGAGCCTGGATGGCAACACCCACAGAGAATTATATTCAACCACCATTTAGATAAAAAGAAGACGTGTTTTTCTTGTATCTTTTATATTACCTTCTTAGCTTGAGGCTCCTCATCCAGCAATGCCAAAGTTCTGGCAAATTCCTCGTCCTCATGCACCTGCTTTTCAAGCTGTGAACAAGTGTGTGAATGAAAAAGCAGACTACAAACAAAGGCTCTAACTGACTTTTTATATCAAGTATTCAAAGAAACGGCTTTATTTAAATTGCAGTCAAACCTTCCAATTCCGATTTCTATTTTTCCAGGCATGAGATGTCACTTTCTATAAGTGGACCAGTCCCACTCCTACAAGCAAGCCCTCTAGGTAAGGAATGAATAATGCGTATTTCTATAATTGCTGAATCAGCAGATTTAATTTCCAGGTCTATAAAAAGGTTAATAGATTTTTTTAGAGAAAGCCATACTTTTTCAGTGCCCACAAAGTATTCAATTCACAGAAAATGAATAACATTCTGAATGtcaaaaaatatatgaaaagtGCTAACCAGAACAGTTACAATATCGACAAACATTTCCTTTCAATAGACTGCTTGTTTCTGCTGTAATTACCAGTACAATGAACGACCAGCTGTTATATTGATCAGCCTACCTCCATCAAGTCCTCATCCATCTGCAGCTGTTTGGCAATCTGCTCATCGCTCAGCAGATCATCGTCTTCCTGAATTGGCTGAGGAAAATAGTCTTATTTGATACTGCACTCAACAGGCTACAATGCAATGAATGTTGGCGGTTTGGATGAAAAAGCACTCACGGCCTTTCGCTTGGTGCTGGCTACCAGCTTCTTATCAGAGCGCTGAACAGCCGCGTTGCCGAAGTAGTCGAGTACCgaggtgtgcgtttgtttgaggggaggaggcggagtgGACTTTGGGGTGACGGGAGACTTCGCCGCAGCTTTCCCCTGTGTGGTGGAGGGCTTGGGCGGGGACTTGAGCCCCCCTTTGACTTGTGGACGAGCAACAGCCGCATCTGGTCTGGTCTGTTTGGCCGCGCTATTCTGCTTGGGTTTGGAGGCCTTCTTCAAAGACTGAAAGTTGTCACTGTCTGAGTCtacaaacaaaagagagaaatcaaattgacattttccaaaatCTACTTCATTCCTCACATTCAACCTCTTTCTACTTATATTATGCATTGGGCTGTAGCACTTCCTAacctgtttgttttgattttaagCACCCTCTCTTTTCTAGAGATCCTTTTCCGTGTCTTTTTTATTCTGATTCTAGCTGGTATGACAGACATTCATAAACAAATATGTTTCTCTAATATTTTAATGAGGTGCAGCCTATGGCTATACTTGTAAACTGGATTATCTCGTTCCAATCATAGTCATCAAGTTAATTGTGACAATTAGTCACAACAAGGATGTCGGGTCATGTTGCACAGCCAAAGTATTCATGTCTGCAGTATGAGGAAGCACAACACCATTACCTGTTTCAGAGACATACTGCACAGgatcttttttggggggcggcTCCGGTTTCCTTGTTGTCCGTTTCTCTTTCGGTGACTTCCTGGTCTTCCTCACTGGCTTCTCATCTTCAGAGTctggagagacagaaaaacataCAGGAGGTCGCACAACAATGGGTCACAATGTTGGACGCAGCTGATCAAAGAGTCTACTCCACAAAGCATTGATATTTCCTAAAATATTGTTTGTCTGCAATTAtgtgattattttctttttgctcatcTCTATGAGAGGATATTCTGTCCATTGTAAAAtagaataaatcattttaaaatcaatttatttttcaatctcGGTTAAATATTTTCATGAAAAGTCAAATGTAGTTTCTTGTTATTTTACAGGGGTGGGAGTTTGTAGTCTATTTGGGCTAAAAAGTACTCTTCCAGCTCAGagttaaaaatgtattgtgaATTATTTCCCAGAGTTGGACTCTTTATTTACTAAATTTTGCAACACTTGATTGAATATTAAAGAGCTGCAACTATAACTACTACAACTAGGGATCTATTTGAAAATATAGTTAATAATCTTTCAGCTGATGGAATACTTTATCCGAATCGTCTGCATCTCTGATTTCAAAACATGAACAGAAGAAATATGACCAGGTAAAAGATAATCATCCATACCAGATTCTATGACTGCATGCTTCTTTCGTTTCTTATCACTATCCTTTTTCTCCTCTGGTTTGGAGCTTTTCGCCTGAGGAACATAAAccacaatgaaaacatgatgaAGCAGATGAATCACTGCAAAGGATCCAGGGGGGTGGGTGTGTTAACAGCGTGTCCTTGCCTTGGCGacctctttcttcttcacttCCTCGTCCGAAGAGAgaggattcttcttcttcttcttcttcttttctgttttgacGTGTTCAGTTGGAGGGGTTTTCTGCACCGCAGACTTGTCTGAAGTCGGTGCAAAGAACCGCCTGATGTCCTGCGTGCGGACAGGCGACATGGAGCGTCATTATCGAGCCGGACCCGAGCAGAGCGCTGCTCTGCTTTATATCTCACGTCACTTATCAAATTAACCTTACCCAGTGCTTGCAAATTAATGCTTTACCACTACAGGTTGAAGATTTTACCTGctgacattcttttttttttttaagggaaaggtgcattttttaaaaactcgtAAACAGCAGCGCCTTGTCGACGGTTACAGGACAGCAGAGGACACGATTATGGACTTTTACGGGGAGGCTTTGAGGGATACTTTGCATCCTTAGCTGTGCGCTAGCTAACAATCAGCACTCGTCTCGCGTTCCGACAGCAGCACAAGTTTGACAAGACAACAGGATTCTTTTGGCGTTTTGTTACCACGTTGTTCATAGCGACCGCGTCCAGATAGAGCGAGTGAGTCTTTTGACTGTTAACTTACCATAATACACAGCTTTCCTGCAGTTTAGGGTCAGGCTTGTTGTCAGAAAATATAGTTTAACCATCCAACTGCTTGGCGCGAAGCTGGATGCTGTCGCGTGAAGATGACGCTGGACCGGGAGTTGGATCGCGTGCGTCATGTGCGTCCCTGAACGTACCAAACGTAACCGAGGAAAAGgaatacaaagaaaagaagacaaatcaggggaaaataaaagtaaaggggcagaatacactcaccggccactttattaggtacacctgtccaactgctcgttaacacttaatttctaagcagccaatcacatggcggcaactcagtgcatttaggcatgtagacattgtcaaaacaatctcctgcagttcaaaccgagcatcagtatggggaagaaaggtgatttgagtgactttgaacgtggcatgattgttggtgccagaagggctggtctgagtatttcagaaactgctaatctactgggattttcacgcacaaccatctctagggtttacagagaatggtccgaaaaagaaaaaacatccagtgagcggcagttctgttggcggaaatgccttgttgatgccagaggtcagaggagaatggccagactggttcgagctgatagaagggcaacagtgactcaaataaccacccgttacaaccaaggtgggcataagagcatctctgaacgcacagtacgtcgaactttgaggcagatgggctacagcagcagaagaccacaccgggtgccactcctttcagctaagaacaggaaactgaggctacaatttgcacaagctcatcgaaattggacaatagaagattggaaaaacgttgcctggtctgatgagtctcgatttctgctgcgacattcggatggtagggtcagaatttggcgtctacaacatgaaagcatggatccatcctgccttgtatcaacggttcaggctggtggtggtggtgtcatggtgtggggaatattttcttggcactctttgggccccttggtaccaattgagcatcgttgcaacgccacagcctacctgagtattgttgctgaccatgtccatccctttatgaccacaatgtacccaacttctgatggctactttcagcaggataatgcgccatgtcataaagctggaatcatctcagactggtttcttgaacatgacaatgagttcgctgtactcaaatggcctccacaatcaccagatctcaatccaatagagcatctttgggatgtggtggaacgggagattcgcatcatggatgtgcagccgacaaatctgcggcaactgtgtgatgccatcatgtcaatatggaccaaactccctgaggaatgcttccttgttgaatctatgccacgaagaattgaggcagttctgaaggcaaaagggggtccaacccgttactagcatggggtacctaataaagtggccggtgagtgtatatcaacatagaactcaaaataaaatgtgtcactCTCATACTTCAATTTTAGATTTTAACAATCACAAGTTGAGGCAGTGACCGTGGAGGGGTAAAAAATGATGGGGATACAATTTGTTTTTCATATGAACTTTTTAAAGCAGTAActaatatttatacattatattGGACTTCAACAGCagattcatattaaaaaaatataataataaagtatAGTGAGACATAAAATACAGAAGGATTATTACCGTATAAGAGTGAACCTCAGATTCATAGTCATGTGCTGTTATAATTTACACATTATTCCTTTCTTTGCTCCTCAGAGCAAACGTCAAGCAGGAGAAAATGTAGATACGCTTGTAGTCCCCCTGGAAACAGGAATTATTAATGTGTACCTTTTATCAAAAGGTTTCCCGTTAACTAACCTAAATACTTGCATCCTTTCAGATGTTGTCAAGAAACCGTTATGGATGAATGCATTTCATAAAAAAGTTGAATTCTCACAGAAAGTTTGTAAAGATATTCAATCCCAAAACGACACAAAATCATTGACAATCCTTCAACCTTCTCTTCCTCAGTGCTCCTCTGTGTCCGTTCAGGAATCATTCGGTAGGCTTATGTTGGGAGGAGTCAGTCACATGATGACTGTATGTAAAGGACAGCATGTAAACATATAATTGGTCTAGATTGAATCCGTATTTCGGGGAGCAGTTGGGTTGggagtcttgctcagggacactttgacatggggcGTGGAGCAGTCAGGGTTCGAGCCACCTTCATTTACATTCCTAACATTTACAAACTCTGCCATATCCTCATTCTCTGTGTTATTCACTTATATTTACAACTTCACCTTTCACAAGAGGCCCTCCACCATGCTAGTTGCCAGTAAAGCAATACTCAAGAAACACTGacatatattaaaaatattaagcAGAAGAGATTTCTGCAGCAGGTTTGCTCTCAGATACGTTTTTCTTGCACTTTACTCTCATCTCATTATGGCCACaatcctttattttttgttcttttaacctCTATAGACCAAAGCCATTTTTATGCCCGTCAGAAGAATTTGAAACGCATAATTGAAAAAGAGGATTTCTCTGAAACCGTAAGGTCTATTTTAATGAACTGGGGGTTCGTAATAGAGGAAACACTTGATTTTCTCCAGATGTGTATACATCAGTATTTATGTTTCAAGTTATATGCACATTTAAGTCGAATGAAAATTACAATTTGCTGTAAAACACCTGCAGCATTCCTTTGAAAGAGGTGATAAAATATCATTAACtttgctcttaaaaaaaaaaagattaaaatctGCAGATCTGCTGGTATAATAGACCAAATTTGTTAATATACAAACCTGTCTCCCCTTCCTTTGCACAGGAAATCTGCGGCATTAGGACTAAGGGGAACCCTGAGGACGTCTCTGTGGCCAATGGAAGCTGGGGTTGGCGTAGACAGTGAACGCAGTTTCTTTCATGAAACAAGGAGTTGGGCTGATGCTTAGTCAGGATACCATAGATGTCCGGCTGGATTCAGACggcttttaaatgtatttgtaattCACATCCTCTTGGCTCATCTCCACGGTCTCGACCAGAGAGCAAACCTTGCATCCATCCACAATGTGAAAGTTTGATTTTGTTCAGAACATGACGTCTGAAGGAGCATGGATAGGAGCCTTGGACTGCCAAGATGTAAGAATTTGCAGAACCATGGTGGCAGAGGGAAATTTGGCTTTCTTACTATGTGtatgttatttttctgttttgtaggaaaacattttgttctgGAGCGATGAATCTATGGGTTTTGATGTATTCTGTAAACCGAAGCCTTGTGAGACTTGAGATCGGTGCTGTTTGCAGATGAATGAGGTAAAACAACACATCAGATCGCACTATCAAATGACTGAAGGCAGCAGGGTTGTTTTGAAAATTTGGAATGTTCTCGTCTTAGTTGTCAGCTAAAGCCAAAAGCAATGTAGGATGCTGTGATACAAACGGCTGAGAAATTCACAATcaagttgtgtttttgatgtttcCAGTTGAGAAATGCTGGAATGACAGGCCTTGTAAGAGAGtctactccttttcttttctgcacTAGTTTTTCTGCAATGTCGAATTTGAAGGCtgacacatttaaacaaaacattgttCTGCAATTATGATTATGTGACAACGACAATGTTAATATTCATCAGGTGTGATGTTCAGTGTGATCAGACAGCTGTTCCCCATTGAGCTTCTTTCTTGTGCAGCTTGACTTCCACACAAACGCTTCATGCCAATAGTTTATGCAGAATGAAAATAAACGGCAATTTGTTGTTAATTGTAGATATGTGGTTCCattaaatgtgacaaaaaaatgCACAGGATCGATTGGAAAAATTGGTAGTTTTATTGGCCATAAGAGGATATGAACAATTTTCCGGTCTCTCGCTGCACCAGTGGTCTTCTCTCTGAAGAAGAATATATTAACATATTAGCACAATGTGGCAAACTACTAGAATACAAGTcatatattgttttaaaaactgGCTCcacataaaataaacaagtgTAGAATGAACTTTCATGAGTTTGATGTCCTGGTAAATAATAGCAACCCTCTACGAACATAGTTTTTAATTTAGTTTCTACTTTAAAAAGACCTTTATAGGTTGGCATCAAGAGATAATCATATTGCAGAGCCCTCACTACATTAAACTAAAATATTTGCTTGCATTGCAAATGAAGTGTACAATTCCAACACAGGAATGAGTAAAGAGAAATATGTTGTTAAACCACATCCACTaagacaatgaaatgaaaagcaggGAAAGAAAGGGGGCTTCTGCAGCATTGTCTGACCTGTTTTTACTGAGATGATTCCACTACTGTTCCCTTCTCAGACACGTAGATACCATCCAAGAACTTTCGGATATCCTTATTTTTGACTGTGGTGGCCTGTTGGATCAGAGCAGCTGGAAGAGAGAAGTTGGATGATAAGCAACACAA is part of the Pungitius pungitius chromosome 9, fPunPun2.1, whole genome shotgun sequence genome and harbors:
- the rfc1 gene encoding replication factor C subunit 1 isoform X2 — encoded protein: MDIRRFFAPTSDKSAVQKTPPTEHVKTEKKKKKKKNPLSSDEEVKKKEVAKAKSSKPEEKKDSDKKRKKHAVIESDSEDEKPVRKTRKSPKEKRTTRKPEPPPKKDPVQYVSETDSDSDNFQSLKKASKPKQNSAAKQTRPDAAVARPQVKGGLKSPPKPSTTQGKAAAKSPVTPKSTPPPPLKQTHTSVLDYFGNAAVQRSDKKLVASTKRKAPIQEDDDLLSDEQIAKQLQMDEDLMELEKQVHEDEEFARTLALLDEEPQAKKARKDSDEKPAAPAFPKPSPSKTNRRGSASEDAIGPTPKKDPAPVKVSSKLATMKKKNEEQDAGSKGKTPATPTKIKISPKKDPLPSSGKKNIPKAGTTPIAVKTSPMKIESTSPEGADKKKVNSAAFRNFLNRDGPRALGSKEIPLGAENCLEGCMFVLTGVMESMERDDAKSLIERYGGKVTVSISKKTTYLVQGRDSGVSKLEKAESFGTKILDEDGLLELIRTKPGKKSKYEITAENQASKTKTPPGPKSTPKSQKISPSKGNSQSPHTPSPSKTGQAPGAGPRNDGTPPGRRSGPTARRELGLSSSSSSPGTSSAAMDDATLLWVDKYRPRSLKTVIGQQGDQSCANKLLRWLRNWNKHHSGGSSKPAAARFGKSGGGKDDGSAFKAALLSGPPGVGKTTTAALVCEELGLSYVEMNASCTRSKNSLKEVVAESLSNTSIEGFYKGTSNKVSSEHVLIMDEVDGMAGNEDRGGIQEMIGLIKHSKIPIIFMCNDRNHQKIRSLANYCFDLRFQRPRVEQIKGAMMSLAYKEGIKIPPPALNEIILASNQDVRQVIHNLSMWSAKDKVMTYDQCKSDAASARKDTKLGPFDVCRKVFSSGEDSAHMSLIDKSDLFFHDYSLAPLFVQENYPHVRPRAAGGDLKAHLMLLSKTADSISDGDLVDRQIRSKQNWSLLPTQAIYASVLPGELMKGYMNQFPTFPSWLGKFSSTNKHSRIVQELASHMGLKTMSSRQAVNLDYLHYLRGALLSPLQRLGVEGSGEAVQLLDNYQLVREDVDSIMEISVWGGQPDPYSKLDSKVKAAFTRAYNKEVHLTPYSLHVVKKGRRGGAGSELGGEDADNEAQESEDEGVNADAMIKQKKSKATKESKKKEKEDSGKGRGKGKGKAKK
- the rfc1 gene encoding replication factor C subunit 1 isoform X1, producing the protein MSPVRTQDIRRFFAPTSDKSAVQKTPPTEHVKTEKKKKKKKNPLSSDEEVKKKEVAKAKSSKPEEKKDSDKKRKKHAVIESDSEDEKPVRKTRKSPKEKRTTRKPEPPPKKDPVQYVSETDSDSDNFQSLKKASKPKQNSAAKQTRPDAAVARPQVKGGLKSPPKPSTTQGKAAAKSPVTPKSTPPPPLKQTHTSVLDYFGNAAVQRSDKKLVASTKRKAPIQEDDDLLSDEQIAKQLQMDEDLMELEKQVHEDEEFARTLALLDEEPQAKKARKDSDEKPAAPAFPKPSPSKTNRRGSASEDAIGPTPKKDPAPVKVSSKLATMKKKNEEQDAGSKGKTPATPTKIKISPKKDPLPSSGKKNIPKAGTTPIAVKTSPMKIESTSPEGADKKKVNSAAFRNFLNRDGPRALGSKEIPLGAENCLEGCMFVLTGVMESMERDDAKSLIERYGGKVTVSISKKTTYLVQGRDSGVSKLEKAESFGTKILDEDGLLELIRTKPGKKSKYEITAENQASKTKTPPGPKSTPKSQKISPSKGNSQSPHTPSPSKTGQAPGAGPRNDGTPPGRRSGPTARRELGLSSSSSSPGTSSAAMDDATLLWVDKYRPRSLKTVIGQQGDQSCANKLLRWLRNWNKHHSGGSSKPAAARFGKSGGGKDDGSAFKAALLSGPPGVGKTTTAALVCEELGLSYVEMNASCTRSKNSLKEVVAESLSNTSIEGFYKGTSNKVSSEHVLIMDEVDGMAGNEDRGGIQEMIGLIKHSKIPIIFMCNDRNHQKIRSLANYCFDLRFQRPRVEQIKGAMMSLAYKEGIKIPPPALNEIILASNQDVRQVIHNLSMWSAKDKVMTYDQCKSDAASARKDTKLGPFDVCRKVFSSGEDSAHMSLIDKSDLFFHDYSLAPLFVQENYPHVRPRAAGGDLKAHLMLLSKTADSISDGDLVDRQIRSKQNWSLLPTQAIYASVLPGELMKGYMNQFPTFPSWLGKFSSTNKHSRIVQELASHMGLKTMSSRQAVNLDYLHYLRGALLSPLQRLGVEGSGEAVQLLDNYQLVREDVDSIMEISVWGGQPDPYSKLDSKVKAAFTRAYNKEVHLTPYSLHVVKKGRRGGAGSELGGEDADNEAQESEDEGVNADAMIKQKKSKATKESKKKEKEDSGKGRGKGKGKAKK